The Humulus lupulus chromosome 4, drHumLupu1.1, whole genome shotgun sequence genome has a window encoding:
- the LOC133831590 gene encoding probable calcium-binding protein CML36 produces MKFVKNLKLSPKRLFRSSKADKLSPSKSDPPSFGSGSSTSSSSLSDASTSDNLKSGPTNGGSVTPTSVLRDWPDYSTDSHLELNQAFKLIDRDNDGIVSRKEIEALLLLVGGWTSEVVATMLSEVDHDGDGSISVEALMSRVGPAACEPAGDSESELQEVFNFFDQDRDGKISAEELLSFFETIGDDRCTLDDCRRMIDGVDKNGDGFVCFEDFSRMMELQRLS; encoded by the coding sequence ATGAAATTCGTCAAAAACCTCAAGCTCAGCCCTAAGCGACTGTTTAGGTCGAGCAAGGCGGACAAGCTATCGCCTTCCAAGTCCGATCCGCCTTCATTCGGATCCGGTTCTTCCACGTCATCATCCTCGTTGTCCGACGCTTCTACGTCGGATAATCTCAAGTCCGGCCCTACCAACGGCGGTTCGGTCACTCCAACCAGCGTTTTGCGTGACTGGCCCGATTACTCGACCGACTCTCACTTGGAGCTCAACCAAGCTTTTAAGCTCATAGATCGAGACAACGACGGAATCGTCTCGAGGAAAGAAATCGAGGCGCTGCTCTTGCTGGTCGGCGGCTGGACGAGCGAAGTCGTGGCGACGATGCTGAGCGAGGTCGACCACGACGGCGACGGTTCCATTAGCGTCGAGGCTCTGATGAGCCGAGTCGGTCCTGCGGCTTGCGAGCCAGCCGGAGACTCGGAGTCGGAGCTGCAAGAGGTTTTTAACTTCTTTGATCAGGATCGTGACGGTAAGATCTCGGCGGAGGAGCTTTTGAGCTTCTTCGAAACCATCGGCGACGACCGGTGCACGTTAGACGATTGCCGGCGCATGATAGACGGCGTAGATAAGAACGGAGACGGCTTCGTCTGCTTCGAGGACTTCTCTCGTATGATGGAGCTTCAAAGATTATCGTAA